The following coding sequences are from one Stigmatopora nigra isolate UIUO_SnigA chromosome 12, RoL_Snig_1.1, whole genome shotgun sequence window:
- the hmx3a gene encoding homeobox protein HMX3 produces MPETTQEAPAKDSPFFIKNLLNCDSKAPNKPKPPPPPPPGPGQALAAHRAALEAAAAAAAAAAAATGGGFSLSQVADFGFPRFELPAQRFTLPAHYLERTSAWWYPYALNSSAHIHRSEASDKLPGRGDSSPASGTERDSPELLLKSEAEGKDDEEDEDRAGSKSGDEIVLDESDSEGPKKDEDAADWKKRDGGEGGDDGRGGGGGIGGDDNDKKPCRKKKTRTVFSRSQVFQLESTFDMKRYLSSSERAGLAASLHLTETQVKIWFQNRRNKWKRQLAAELEAANLSHAAAQRIVRVPILYHENSASEGAGSAPTSVPASQPLLTFPHPGVYYSHPIVTSVPLLRPV; encoded by the exons ATGCCCGAGACTACGCAGGAAGCGCCAGCCAAGGACTCGCCCTTCTTCATCAAGAACCTGCTCAACTGCGACAGCAAGGCGCCCAACAAGCCCAAGCCTCCGCCCCCTCCGCCGCCGGGGCCGGGGCAGGCACTGGCGGCCCATCGGGCGGCCTTGGAGGCGGCtgcagcagcggcggcggcggcggcagcggccaCCGGGGGAGGCTTTTCCCTGTCGCAAGTAGCCGACTTCGGCTTCCCTCGCTTCGAGCTTCCTGCGCAACGCTTCACGCTGCCGGCCCACTACCTGGAGCGAACTTCGGCCTGGTGGTACCCCTACGCCCTCAACTCGTCCGCGCACATCCACAGAAGTGAAG CCTCGGACAAGCTGCCGGGCCGAGGCGACTCATCGCCGGCTTCGGGAACCGAGCGAGACTCCCCGGAGCTGCTGCTCAAATCGGAAGCGGAAGGCAAAGACGACGAAGAAGACGAGGACCGCGCGGGGAGCAAAAGCGGCGACGAGATCGTCCTGGACGAGAGCGATTCGGAGGGGCCGAAAAAAGACGAAGACGCAGCCGACTGGAAGAAGCGAGACGGCGGGGAAGGAGGCGATGACGGCCggggaggcggaggaggaaTCGGCGGCGATGACAACGACAAGAAGCCGTGCCGCAAGAAAAAGACCCGAACAGTATTCTCCCGCAGCCAAGTCTTCCAGCTGGAGTCTACGTTCGACATGAAGCGCTACCTAAGCAGCTCGGAACGCGCCGGCCTGGCTGCCTCGCTGCACCTAACCGAGACCCAGGTGAAGATCTGGTTCCAGAACCGGCGGAACAAGTGGAAGCGGCAGCTGGCCGCCGAGCTAGAGGCGGCCAACTTGAGCCACGCCGCCGCCCAGAGGATAGTCCGGGTGCCGATCCTCTACCATGAGAACTCGGCGTCGGAGGGAGCCGGCTCGGCCCCCACTAGCGTACCGGCCAGTCAGCCCTTGCTCACCTTCCCGCACCCGGGCGTCTACTACTCGCACCCTATCGTCACCTCCGTGCCGCTGCTCAGACCCGTTTGA
- the hmx2 gene encoding homeobox protein HMX2 has protein sequence MNGSEDSGSKSSTGPLSSFTIRSILGTASGGSPTPRVLPPPPLPLAPPPPPPPPHSVAKEPVGARRRTLSVSSEEECSGGDGDGDDSADCFCSEPPRGHACSRNRTQNAFSCLGQAKGLLSTNDGLSRRPPLLRDYGKEEERERALLSPLSEERQSDPGDKHPGGSSAKKKTRTVFSRSQVYQLESTFDMKRYLSSSERACLASSLQLTETQVKTWFQNRRNKWKRQLSAELEAANMAHASAQTLVGMPLVFRENSLLRVPVPRSIAFPTPLYYPGSNLPPLPLYNLYNKVDY, from the exons ATGAATGGCTCAGAGGACAGCGGGAGCAAAAGCTCCACGGGGCCGCTTTCCAGCTTCACCATTCGCTCCATCCTGGGCACCGCGTCCGGGGGCAGCCCGACTCCGCGAGTGCTGCCACCGCCACCGTTACCACTAGCGCCGCCTCCACCGCCACCTCCGCCGCACTCGGTGGCAAAAGAGCCGGTCGGGGCGCGGAGGAGGACGCTGTCCGTGTCCTCCGAGGAGGAGTGCAGCGGCGGCGACGGGGACGGGGACGACTCGGCCGATTGCTTCTGCTCCGAGCCGCCTCGCGGACACGCGTGTTCTCGCAACCGCACACAGAACGCCTTCTCCTGCTTAG GTCAAGCCAAGGGTCTCCTATCCACCAACGACGGCCTGTCGAGACGGCCACCCCTGCTTCGAGACTACGGCAAAGAGGAGGAGCGCGAGCGAGCCCTGCTGTCTCCCCTATCCGAGGAGAGGCAGTCAGACCCGGGCGACAAGCACCCCGGGGGTTCATCGGCCAAGAAGAAGACGCGGACCGTCTTCTCGCGCAGCCAGGTCTACCAATTAGAGTCCACCTTCGACATGAAGCGCTACTTGAGCAGCTCGGAACGCGCCTGCCTGGCGTCCAGCCTGCAACTGACCGAGACACAAGTCAAGACGTGGTTTCAGAACCGCAGGAACAAATGGAAGCGGCAGCTTTCAGCCGAGCTGGAGGCTGCCAACATGGCGCACGCCTCGGCACAGACTCTAGTGGGCATGCCGTTAGTTTTCCGGGAGAACTCTTTGCTACGCGTCCCGGTACCGCGTTCCATCGCCTTCCCGACGCCACTCTACTATCCCGGCAGCAATTTGCCGCCATTGCCTTTGTACAACCTGTACAATAAGGTCGACTATTGA